In Candidatus Binataceae bacterium, the genomic stretch TGTTCCTTGACCAGCTGTTGACGGACACGATGCAGTGCCTGCACGTCCTGCTGCGCCGGACTTTTCACCGCGACGAAACGCATGGTCGGCCGCCGGACCGCCTCGCAGATAGCCTCGGCGTCGCGGGTGTCGCTCTTGTTGGTTTTTACGTACGGACGCACATACTGGG encodes the following:
- a CDS encoding transposase → QYVRPYVKTNKSDTRDAEAICEAVRRPTMRFVAVKSPAQQDVQALHRVRQQLVKEQTALSNQVRGLLAEYGLVIPQGSAALRRALAKIVAE